One window of Psychrobacillus sp. FSL H8-0483 genomic DNA carries:
- the sufC gene encoding Fe-S cluster assembly ATPase SufC, producing MSTLVIKDLHVSIDGKEILKGVNLTINTNEIHAVMGPNGTGKSTLASAIMGHPKYEVTSGSVELDGEDVLAMEVDERAQAGLFLAMQYPSEITGVTNADFLRSAINSRREEGDEISLMKFIRELDSKMEFLEMDLDMAQRYLNEGFSGGEKKRNEILQLMMLKPKFAILDEIDSGLDIDALKVVSKGINEMRGEGFGSLVITHYQRLLNYITPDHVHVMMQGRVVKSGGPELAQKLEAQGYDWIKEELGIEDETVGQEA from the coding sequence ATGTCGACTTTAGTTATTAAGGATTTACACGTTTCAATCGACGGTAAAGAGATTCTAAAAGGTGTAAATCTAACAATTAATACAAATGAAATTCACGCAGTTATGGGTCCAAATGGTACTGGTAAATCTACTTTAGCATCTGCTATTATGGGTCATCCTAAATATGAAGTAACATCTGGTTCTGTTGAACTTGATGGGGAAGATGTATTAGCTATGGAAGTAGACGAGCGCGCACAAGCTGGTTTATTTTTAGCTATGCAATATCCAAGCGAAATTACTGGAGTAACAAATGCAGACTTCTTACGTTCAGCGATCAACTCCCGTCGTGAAGAAGGAGATGAAATTTCATTAATGAAGTTCATCCGTGAGTTAGACAGTAAAATGGAGTTCTTAGAAATGGATCTTGACATGGCGCAACGTTATTTAAATGAAGGCTTCTCTGGCGGAGAGAAAAAGCGTAACGAAATTCTTCAATTAATGATGCTAAAACCAAAGTTCGCTATCTTAGATGAAATCGATTCTGGTTTAGATATCGATGCACTTAAAGTAGTTTCTAAAGGTATCAACGAAATGCGTGGAGAAGGATTTGGAAGTCTAGTAATCACTCACTACCAACGCCTTCTTAACTACATCACTCCAGACCATGTACATGTAATGATGCAAGGTCGCGTTGTTAAATCTGGTGGTCCTGAGCTTGCTCAAAAATTAGAAGCGCAAGGATATGACTGGATTAAAGAAGAGTTAGGAATTGAAGACGAGACAGTTGGACAAGAAGCATAA
- a CDS encoding MetQ/NlpA family ABC transporter substrate-binding protein — protein MKKFLAGALLSVSALTLAACGNEESGELVVGASNVPHAEILEQVKPILEEQGIELKIETYQDYVLPNKDLESGDLDANFFQHIPYLEGQIKDNGYDFVNAGGIHIEPIGVYSKKYKSLEELPEGATIIMSNSVADHGRVLSLLEAKGLIKLAEGIDKTAAEVKDVVENKKNLKFDANYEPALLVQLYENEEGDAVLINSNFAIDAGINPLEESIALEDKESPYVNIVAVRAEDKDKKEIKALVDALHSKEIQDFIITEWNGSVVPVN, from the coding sequence ATGAAAAAGTTTTTAGCTGGGGCATTATTATCAGTAAGTGCATTAACTCTTGCAGCTTGTGGAAATGAAGAAAGCGGCGAATTAGTAGTTGGAGCTTCTAACGTTCCACACGCAGAAATATTAGAACAAGTAAAACCTATTTTAGAAGAGCAAGGCATTGAACTTAAAATTGAAACTTACCAAGACTATGTATTACCAAACAAAGATTTGGAATCTGGAGACCTAGATGCTAACTTTTTTCAACATATTCCTTATTTAGAGGGCCAAATTAAAGACAATGGGTATGATTTTGTAAATGCAGGTGGAATTCACATTGAGCCAATCGGTGTTTACTCGAAAAAATACAAGTCATTAGAAGAGTTACCTGAAGGGGCTACAATTATTATGAGTAACTCTGTTGCTGACCATGGGCGTGTTTTATCTTTATTAGAAGCTAAAGGATTAATTAAACTTGCGGAGGGTATAGATAAAACAGCAGCTGAAGTAAAAGACGTTGTAGAAAATAAGAAAAATCTAAAATTTGATGCCAACTATGAACCAGCATTACTTGTTCAGCTTTATGAAAATGAAGAAGGCGATGCAGTTCTTATTAACTCTAATTTCGCAATTGACGCTGGAATCAACCCATTAGAAGAATCAATCGCATTAGAAGATAAAGAATCACCATATGTAAATATTGTTGCTGTACGAGCTGAAGATAAAGACAAAAAAGAAATCAAAGCTTTAGTTGACGCATTACACTCGAAAGAAATTCAAGATTTTATTATTACTGAGTGGAACGGTTCTGTAGTACCAGTTAACTAA
- a CDS encoding methionine ABC transporter permease, with translation MINTLFPNVDWPRMWEAALETLYMTGVSTILTAVFGLALGLLLFLTSPHQAWANKMANWLTGAIVNIFRSIPFIILIILLIPLTKLLVGTMRGPNAAFPALVIGAAPFYARMVLIALREIDKGVLEAAKSMGAKTSTIIWKVLLPESMPALVSGITVTCVSLVGYTAMAGIIGAGGLGTLAFLDGFQRSREDVTLVATILILIIVFIIQWIGDAITSKIDKR, from the coding sequence TGTGGGAAGCAGCACTTGAAACACTTTATATGACCGGAGTATCAACAATCTTAACAGCTGTCTTTGGTCTCGCACTTGGATTGCTATTATTTTTAACAAGTCCACATCAAGCATGGGCGAATAAAATGGCAAACTGGTTAACAGGAGCAATTGTAAATATATTCCGCTCTATCCCTTTTATTATATTAATCATTTTACTTATACCATTAACGAAGTTGTTGGTGGGAACAATGCGTGGTCCGAATGCAGCATTTCCTGCACTTGTCATAGGGGCAGCACCATTTTATGCACGTATGGTGTTAATAGCTTTAAGGGAAATTGATAAAGGCGTTTTAGAAGCCGCAAAATCAATGGGGGCTAAAACGTCTACGATTATATGGAAGGTTTTATTGCCAGAATCAATGCCAGCATTAGTGTCTGGGATAACAGTTACTTGTGTTTCACTTGTTGGATACACTGCGATGGCAGGAATTATAGGTGCTGGTGGTTTGGGAACTTTGGCTTTCCTAGATGGGTTTCAAAGAAGTAGAGAAGACGTTACATTAGTCGCAACCATACTAATTTTAATTATTGTATTTATTATTCAATGGATTGGCGATGCGATTACATCCAAAATAGACAAGCGTTAA